A portion of the Vulpes vulpes isolate BD-2025 chromosome 5, VulVul3, whole genome shotgun sequence genome contains these proteins:
- the RCE1 gene encoding CAAX prenyl protease 2 isoform X3, with the protein MGFRLEGIFPAALLPLLLTMILFLGPLMQLSMDCPCDLADGLKVVLAPRSWARCLTDMRWLRNQVIAPLTEELVFRACMLPMLAPCTGLGPAVFTCPLFFGVAHFHHIFEQLRFRQSSVGSIFLSAAFQFSYTAVFGAYTAFLFIRTGHLIGPVLCHSFCNYMGFPAVCAALEHPQRRPLLAGYALGVGLFLLLLQPLTDPKLYGSLPLCVLLERAGDSEAPLCS; encoded by the exons ATGGGCTTCAGGCTGGAGGGCATTTTCCCAGCGGCACTGCTGCCCTTGCTGCTGACCATG ATCCTTTTCCTGGGCCCACTGATGCAGCTCTCTATGGATTGTCCATGTGACCTGGCAGATGGCTTGAAGGTTGTCTTAG CCCCTCGCTCCTGGGCCCGCTGCCTCACAGACATGCGTTGGCTGCGGAACCAAGTGATCGCACCCCTGACAGAGGAACTGGTATTCCGGGCCTGCATGCTGCCCATGTTAGCACCATGCACGGGCCTGGGCCCTGCCGTGTTCACCTGCCCACTCTTCTTTGGAGTTG CCCATTTTCACCACATTTTTGAACAGCTTCGTTTCCGCCAGAGCAGTGTGGGGAGCATCTTCTTGTCTGCAG CGTTCCAGTTCTCCTACACAGCTGTCTTCGGTGCCTACACTGCTTTCCTCTTCATCCGCACAG GACACCTGATTGGGCCAGTTCTTTGCCACTCCTTCTGCAATTACATGGGCTTTCCTGCTGTATGTGCGGCCCTGGAGCATCCGCAGAGACGGCCCCTGCTGGCAGGCTATGCTCTGGGTGTGGGactcttcctgcttctgctccagCCCCTCACGGACCCCAAACTCTACGGCAGCCTTCCCCTTTGTGTGCTTTTGGAGCGAGCAGGGGACTCAGAGGCTCCCTTGTGCTCCTGA
- the RCE1 gene encoding CAAX prenyl protease 2 isoform X2, translating to MTSLARPAGRGSSGGGIASLVRAAGPGAMAALGGDGLRLLSVSRPERQPESAALGGPGPGLCCWVSVFSCLSLACSYVGSLYVWKSELPRDHPAVIKRRFTSVLVVSSLSPLCVLLWRELTGIQPGTSLLTLMGFRLEGIFPAALLPLLLTMILFLGPLMQLSMDCPCDLADGLKVVLAPRSWARCLTDMRWLRNQVIAPLTEELVFRACMLPMLAPCTGLGPAVFTCPLFFGVAHFHHIFEQLRFRQSSVGSIFLSAGHLIGPVLCHSFCNYMGFPAVCAALEHPQRRPLLAGYALGVGLFLLLLQPLTDPKLYGSLPLCVLLERAGDSEAPLCS from the exons ATGACGTCACTCGCACGTCCGGCAGGGCGCGGGTCGAGCGGCGGCGGGATCGCGTCATTGGTGCGCGCCGCGGGTCCGGGCGCGATGGCGGCGCTGGGCGGGGATGGGCTGCGCCTGCTGTCGGTATCGCGGCCGGAGCGGCAACCCGAGTCGGCGGCCCTGGGCggtccaggccctgggctgtgctGCTGGGTGTCAGTGTTCTCCTGTCTCAGCCTCGCCTGCTCCTACGTGGGCAGCCTCTACGTCTGGAAGAGCGAGCTGCCCAG GGACCACCCTGCCGTTATCAAGCGGCGCTTCACTAGCGTCCTGGTGGTGTCCAGTCTCTCGCCCCTCTGCGTGCTACTTTGGAGAGAACTCACAGGCATCCAG CCAGGCACATCCCTGCTCACCCTGATGGGCTTCAGGCTGGAGGGCATTTTCCCAGCGGCACTGCTGCCCTTGCTGCTGACCATG ATCCTTTTCCTGGGCCCACTGATGCAGCTCTCTATGGATTGTCCATGTGACCTGGCAGATGGCTTGAAGGTTGTCTTAG CCCCTCGCTCCTGGGCCCGCTGCCTCACAGACATGCGTTGGCTGCGGAACCAAGTGATCGCACCCCTGACAGAGGAACTGGTATTCCGGGCCTGCATGCTGCCCATGTTAGCACCATGCACGGGCCTGGGCCCTGCCGTGTTCACCTGCCCACTCTTCTTTGGAGTTG CCCATTTTCACCACATTTTTGAACAGCTTCGTTTCCGCCAGAGCAGTGTGGGGAGCATCTTCTTGTCTGCAG GACACCTGATTGGGCCAGTTCTTTGCCACTCCTTCTGCAATTACATGGGCTTTCCTGCTGTATGTGCGGCCCTGGAGCATCCGCAGAGACGGCCCCTGCTGGCAGGCTATGCTCTGGGTGTGGGactcttcctgcttctgctccagCCCCTCACGGACCCCAAACTCTACGGCAGCCTTCCCCTTTGTGTGCTTTTGGAGCGAGCAGGGGACTCAGAGGCTCCCTTGTGCTCCTGA
- the RCE1 gene encoding CAAX prenyl protease 2 isoform X1 has protein sequence MTSLARPAGRGSSGGGIASLVRAAGPGAMAALGGDGLRLLSVSRPERQPESAALGGPGPGLCCWVSVFSCLSLACSYVGSLYVWKSELPRDHPAVIKRRFTSVLVVSSLSPLCVLLWRELTGIQPGTSLLTLMGFRLEGIFPAALLPLLLTMILFLGPLMQLSMDCPCDLADGLKVVLAPRSWARCLTDMRWLRNQVIAPLTEELVFRACMLPMLAPCTGLGPAVFTCPLFFGVAHFHHIFEQLRFRQSSVGSIFLSAAFQFSYTAVFGAYTAFLFIRTGHLIGPVLCHSFCNYMGFPAVCAALEHPQRRPLLAGYALGVGLFLLLLQPLTDPKLYGSLPLCVLLERAGDSEAPLCS, from the exons ATGACGTCACTCGCACGTCCGGCAGGGCGCGGGTCGAGCGGCGGCGGGATCGCGTCATTGGTGCGCGCCGCGGGTCCGGGCGCGATGGCGGCGCTGGGCGGGGATGGGCTGCGCCTGCTGTCGGTATCGCGGCCGGAGCGGCAACCCGAGTCGGCGGCCCTGGGCggtccaggccctgggctgtgctGCTGGGTGTCAGTGTTCTCCTGTCTCAGCCTCGCCTGCTCCTACGTGGGCAGCCTCTACGTCTGGAAGAGCGAGCTGCCCAG GGACCACCCTGCCGTTATCAAGCGGCGCTTCACTAGCGTCCTGGTGGTGTCCAGTCTCTCGCCCCTCTGCGTGCTACTTTGGAGAGAACTCACAGGCATCCAG CCAGGCACATCCCTGCTCACCCTGATGGGCTTCAGGCTGGAGGGCATTTTCCCAGCGGCACTGCTGCCCTTGCTGCTGACCATG ATCCTTTTCCTGGGCCCACTGATGCAGCTCTCTATGGATTGTCCATGTGACCTGGCAGATGGCTTGAAGGTTGTCTTAG CCCCTCGCTCCTGGGCCCGCTGCCTCACAGACATGCGTTGGCTGCGGAACCAAGTGATCGCACCCCTGACAGAGGAACTGGTATTCCGGGCCTGCATGCTGCCCATGTTAGCACCATGCACGGGCCTGGGCCCTGCCGTGTTCACCTGCCCACTCTTCTTTGGAGTTG CCCATTTTCACCACATTTTTGAACAGCTTCGTTTCCGCCAGAGCAGTGTGGGGAGCATCTTCTTGTCTGCAG CGTTCCAGTTCTCCTACACAGCTGTCTTCGGTGCCTACACTGCTTTCCTCTTCATCCGCACAG GACACCTGATTGGGCCAGTTCTTTGCCACTCCTTCTGCAATTACATGGGCTTTCCTGCTGTATGTGCGGCCCTGGAGCATCCGCAGAGACGGCCCCTGCTGGCAGGCTATGCTCTGGGTGTGGGactcttcctgcttctgctccagCCCCTCACGGACCCCAAACTCTACGGCAGCCTTCCCCTTTGTGTGCTTTTGGAGCGAGCAGGGGACTCAGAGGCTCCCTTGTGCTCCTGA